The proteins below come from a single Eubacterium limosum genomic window:
- the trxA gene encoding thioredoxin, with the protein MAKKVNSSEFKSEVLEHKGVVLVDFFATWCGPCKALTPIVDKLSEEMSGKVKIVKVDIDENSALATEYRVMSVPTMKLFKDGEVVETLVGLRPESELRDKLNYYSAE; encoded by the coding sequence ATGGCAAAGAAAGTAAATTCAAGCGAGTTTAAGAGCGAAGTTTTAGAGCATAAAGGCGTTGTCCTGGTCGACTTTTTCGCGACCTGGTGCGGCCCCTGTAAGGCTTTAACACCCATTGTAGATAAGCTGTCTGAGGAAATGAGCGGCAAAGTGAAGATCGTCAAGGTTGATATTGACGAAAACAGCGCCCTGGCCACAGAATACCGCGTCATGAGTGTCCCGACCATGAAGCTGTTCAAGGACGGTGAGGTTGTGGAAACCCTGGTTGGTCTGAGACCAGAGTCCGAGCTCAGAGATAAACTGAATTACTATTCAGCGGAATAA
- a CDS encoding flavodoxin family protein — MKITAIMGSHRNNGHTNKILNYFLEQIRENNELRLINVNKVHVEHCKGCDYCIPHQGECVIKDDDMTWIYDDFMDCDLLVIASPVYFTAFPSKLKTVIDRTQMIYNLEDHSHIPNKKIIFIGVGGAPAYGHQFKGMEYTLEWYLKNLNAVPMGFVEISHTDETPALENKKAVAELDALAQQIKNL, encoded by the coding sequence ATGAAGATTACCGCGATTATGGGAAGCCATCGGAATAATGGCCACACCAATAAAATACTGAATTATTTTCTGGAACAGATCCGGGAGAATAACGAGCTTCGCCTCATCAATGTAAACAAGGTGCACGTGGAGCACTGCAAGGGCTGTGATTACTGCATTCCCCATCAGGGAGAGTGCGTGATCAAAGACGATGATATGACATGGATCTATGACGATTTTATGGACTGTGATCTGCTGGTCATTGCGAGCCCTGTGTACTTTACCGCCTTTCCTTCCAAGCTGAAAACCGTTATTGACAGGACCCAGATGATCTATAATCTGGAAGATCATTCCCATATTCCGAATAAGAAAATCATTTTTATCGGAGTGGGCGGCGCCCCGGCCTACGGACACCAGTTCAAGGGCATGGAGTACACGCTGGAATGGTATTTGAAAAATCTGAACGCCGTACCCATGGGCTTTGTGGAGATTTCCCACACCGATGAGACGCCGGCACTTGAAAATAAAAAAGCTGTCGCAGAGCTGGATGCGCTGGCACAGCAGATTAAAAATTTATAG